The Pediococcus inopinatus region CTTATACAGCAAAAGCCCCAGCTGGTAATTCAGGCGACAATGGCGGTGATAAGACCCCAGAGCAACCATCTACAGAATTACCAGGAGCAACTGGTGAGACTTCAAATACTGTTGAACAAACAGGGGCAAAGACTCAATCAAAGCAAGAACCAGTTAAGACTAATAATTTAGTTCTTCATAAAGAGTCTCAGGCCAAGAAAGCAGCAGTTAGTGAAGTTAAGCGAGCTGGGATTTTACCACAAACTGGTGATAATAAAAATTCAAGCCTATCTGTCTTAGGTGTAGCATTATTATCTGCAACTTTAAGCCTATTTGGATTACGACTAAAGAAAAAAGAAGATAACTAAAGGAAGTGGAAATTTTGAAAATTGAAAATTACCGTTTATTTCGACAAACTTGTTTTGATCTCGATAATGAGAAAGTGGATAGCTATGAATTGCTGATGCGGAAACAGGATGGCTATCGGTGGCTGGCGCCAATTGATTTTAATATGCTGACACCACAGGCTTTTTCAGAGATTGTGACTGACGCGTTGCTGCATTTGCCTTCTAACTCACGAATCATGATTAACTTAGATCATGACCAGTTTGTGGATCACGCTATGTTGGATGCTTTAATTGCCATCCACAAGCAGATGCCAGATTATACTTTGATTGTAGAATTGACAGAGCGGGATAATGCGAAAACCATTATGAATGTTGAATTGTTAACTTCTGCAATGTATCTTACAGATAAAGGTCTTCTGCTATGTCTCGATGACGTTGGTTCAGGTGTCAATAGTTTCGATACTTTAAAGCCGTTATTACCTTATGTCGTAGAACTGAAGTTTGCGCTTCAAAACTTTGAGCCGGAAATCAGTGTGGCCTATAATAAATTGGCTTTCTGGAATCAAGTGGCTAACTATTTGGACAAAAAGTTTGTTTTGGAGGGAATCGAAACAGGCGAAGATTTGGTGATAGCTCAACAACTAGATATCGA contains the following coding sequences:
- a CDS encoding EAL domain-containing protein — protein: MKIENYRLFRQTCFDLDNEKVDSYELLMRKQDGYRWLAPIDFNMLTPQAFSEIVTDALLHLPSNSRIMINLDHDQFVDHAMLDALIAIHKQMPDYTLIVELTERDNAKTIMNVELLTSAMYLTDKGLLLCLDDVGSGVNSFDTLKPLLPYVVELKFALQNFEPEISVAYNKLAFWNQVANYLDKKFVLEGIETGEDLVIAQQLDIEYGQGFYFDRPQQFY